One uncultured Jannaschia sp. DNA segment encodes these proteins:
- a CDS encoding bifunctional riboflavin kinase/FAD synthetase: MRIFRDHRAIPTDARGASAAIGNFDGVHLGHRHVLDRARRDGTPLAVVTFEPHPREVFAPDAAPFRLMSPAARASRLPKLGVDTLFELPFPEIAPLSAEAFMSDVLMDGLGLTHVVTGADFRFGRGRAGTADTLRDGGARLGFDVTTVELLGGEVPVSSTAIRTALTEGRPRDAAEMLGHWHRIEGPVLHGEKRGRTLGYPTANMALDGLHLPRLGVYAVLVDILDGPHAGSHHGVASLGVRPMFGDNVPNLETFLFDFTGDLYGAQLSVALVDFLRPEATFDGLDPLVAQMDADSARARDLLAALDA, from the coding sequence ATGCGGATCTTCCGGGACCATCGTGCCATTCCGACCGACGCCCGCGGCGCCTCGGCGGCCATCGGCAATTTCGACGGCGTGCATCTGGGCCACCGCCACGTGCTGGACCGGGCCCGCCGCGATGGCACGCCGCTGGCCGTCGTCACGTTCGAGCCGCATCCCCGCGAGGTCTTCGCCCCCGACGCTGCGCCCTTCCGCCTGATGTCGCCCGCCGCCCGCGCCTCGCGGCTGCCGAAGCTCGGCGTCGACACCTTGTTCGAGCTGCCCTTTCCCGAGATCGCACCGCTCAGCGCCGAGGCCTTCATGTCGGATGTCCTGATGGACGGGCTGGGCCTGACCCATGTGGTGACCGGCGCCGATTTCCGCTTCGGCCGCGGCCGCGCCGGCACTGCGGACACGTTGCGCGACGGCGGTGCGCGCCTCGGGTTCGACGTCACCACGGTCGAGCTTCTGGGCGGCGAGGTCCCCGTCTCCTCGACCGCGATCCGGACGGCGCTGACCGAAGGCCGCCCCCGCGACGCCGCCGAGATGCTGGGCCACTGGCACCGGATCGAGGGCCCCGTTCTCCACGGCGAGAAGCGCGGCCGGACATTGGGCTACCCGACCGCCAACATGGCGCTCGACGGGCTGCACCTGCCGCGCCTCGGCGTCTATGCTGTGCTGGTCGATATCCTCGACGGCCCCCATGCCGGGTCGCATCATGGCGTCGCCTCGCTGGGCGTGCGCCCGATGTTCGGCGACAACGTCCCCAATCTCGAGACCTTCCTCTTCGATTTCACCGGCGATCTCTACGGCGCGCAGCTCTCGGTCGCGCTGGTCGATTTCCTGCGCCCCGAGGCGACGTTCGACGGGCTCGATCCGCTGGTCGCGCAAATGGATGCCGACAGCGCCCGCGCCCGCGACCTCCTGGCGGCCCTCGATGCCTGA
- a CDS encoding SAM-dependent methyltransferase, protein MTLAEQLAARIRATGPMTLAEFMAEALLHPTLGYYTTRDPLGAAGDFTTAPEISQMFGEMLGLCLAQTWLDQGAPDAVTLAELGPGRGTLMADILRATRGVPGFHDAISLHLVEASPAFRAAQATRLSDYDPSWHDGVDGLPEDPLLLVANEFLDALPIRQFARVGDGWAETLVTVTDGGLAFARGEPVPVPELDHHDVADGTIVERCPALVPVVGAVAARVATGGTAIFVDYGHWRAQGDTVQAVRAHAPVDPLDAPGTADLTAHVDFEAIARAAAPAAVTPMIRQGVLLERLGITARAQALARSLDGAERDAHIAAHRRLVHPAEMGDLFKAIALYPPGAPPPPGFDASA, encoded by the coding sequence ATGACGCTGGCCGAGCAACTCGCCGCGCGAATCCGGGCGACCGGTCCGATGACGCTGGCGGAGTTCATGGCCGAGGCGCTGCTCCACCCGACGCTCGGATACTACACCACCCGCGACCCGCTCGGCGCGGCAGGCGATTTCACGACTGCCCCGGAGATCAGCCAGATGTTCGGCGAGATGCTGGGCCTCTGCCTGGCGCAGACCTGGCTCGACCAGGGGGCGCCCGACGCCGTCACGCTTGCCGAGCTGGGGCCCGGACGCGGCACACTGATGGCCGACATACTTCGCGCGACCCGAGGCGTGCCCGGCTTTCACGACGCGATCTCGCTGCATCTCGTCGAGGCGTCGCCCGCCTTCCGCGCCGCACAGGCCACGCGCCTGTCCGACTACGATCCAAGCTGGCACGACGGCGTGGACGGCTTGCCCGAAGACCCCCTTCTACTGGTGGCGAACGAGTTTCTCGACGCCCTCCCGATCCGGCAATTCGCCCGCGTCGGGGACGGCTGGGCCGAGACGCTCGTGACGGTCACCGATGGCGGGCTGGCATTTGCACGGGGCGAGCCGGTGCCGGTGCCCGAGCTCGACCATCACGACGTCGCCGACGGCACCATCGTCGAGCGCTGTCCGGCGCTGGTGCCGGTGGTCGGCGCGGTCGCGGCGCGTGTCGCCACGGGCGGCACGGCGATCTTCGTCGATTACGGCCACTGGCGCGCGCAGGGCGACACGGTGCAGGCCGTGCGCGCCCATGCGCCGGTCGATCCGCTGGACGCGCCGGGCACCGCCGACCTGACAGCGCATGTCGATTTCGAGGCCATCGCCCGGGCCGCTGCCCCCGCCGCCGTCACGCCGATGATCCGACAGGGCGTGCTGCTGGAGCGGTTGGGAATCACCGCGCGCGCGCAGGCCCTCGCCCGGAGCCTCGACGGCGCGGAACGCGATGCCCATATCGCCGCCCATCGCCGCCTGGTGCATCCCGCCGAGATGGGTGACCTCTTCAAGGCCATCGCGCTTTATCCGCCGGGCGCGCCGCCGCCGCCGGGCTTCGACGCATCGGCTTGA
- a CDS encoding MaoC family dehydratase translates to MLDNMPQSTICIEDIEIGMTRSLTKVVTDRDIELFAEVSTDHNPVHLDDDYARDTIFEGRIAHGMLTAGLISAVIGEQLPGHGTVYLGQTLKFLAPVRPGDLVTASVTVTAMDIARRRVTMDTVAEIDGKPVLKGEATVMAPSRKFD, encoded by the coding sequence ATGCTCGACAACATGCCCCAGAGCACGATCTGCATCGAAGATATCGAGATCGGCATGACGCGGTCGCTGACCAAGGTGGTGACCGACCGCGACATCGAACTCTTTGCCGAGGTGTCGACCGACCACAATCCCGTCCATCTCGACGATGACTACGCGCGGGACACGATCTTCGAAGGCCGCATCGCGCACGGGATGCTGACCGCGGGCCTGATCTCGGCGGTGATCGGCGAACAGCTTCCGGGCCATGGCACGGTCTATCTGGGCCAGACGCTCAAGTTCCTCGCGCCTGTGCGGCCCGGCGACCTCGTGACCGCTTCGGTCACGGTGACCGCGATGGATATCGCGCGCCGCCGCGTCACCATGGACACCGTGGCCGAGATCGACGGCAAGCCCGTCCTCAAGGGGGAAGCGACCGTCATGGCGCCGTCGCGCAAGTTCGACTGA
- the sseA gene encoding 3-mercaptopyruvate sulfurtransferase, producing MTDDPSTLVSTDWLARKLPSPDLRIIDASWYLPDAGRDPLEEYGEAHIPGARFLDLDDVSDARSSLPHMAPSAAKFMSRMRRMGVGDGHTVVIYDGAGLFSAARVWWLFRLFGQRAAVLDGGLPKWRAEGRPLTSDLPQIKDRHMTLRPEPRLMRDVTDVAQAAKLGGAQVVDARAAARFRGDAPEPRPGLRAGHIPGARNVPFGTLLEADGTMKDEAGLRAAFAEAGVDLTRPIITSCGSGVTAAIVNLALARLGHPDHALYDGSWAEWGMYPDLGLATGDA from the coding sequence ATGACCGACGATCCGTCCACCCTGGTGAGCACCGACTGGTTGGCGCGCAAGCTGCCGTCGCCCGACCTGCGGATCATCGACGCGTCGTGGTACCTGCCCGATGCGGGCCGCGATCCGCTCGAGGAATACGGCGAGGCGCATATTCCCGGCGCGCGGTTTCTCGATCTCGACGACGTCTCGGACGCGCGCTCCAGCCTGCCGCACATGGCACCGAGTGCGGCGAAATTCATGTCGCGGATGCGCCGGATGGGCGTCGGCGACGGGCACACGGTGGTGATCTATGACGGGGCGGGCCTGTTCTCTGCGGCGCGGGTCTGGTGGCTGTTCCGGCTATTCGGCCAGCGGGCGGCGGTTCTGGATGGCGGGCTGCCGAAATGGCGCGCCGAGGGGCGGCCGCTGACCAGCGACCTGCCGCAGATCAAGGACCGCCACATGACGCTGCGCCCCGAGCCGCGGCTGATGCGCGACGTGACGGATGTGGCACAGGCCGCCAAGCTGGGCGGCGCGCAGGTCGTCGATGCCCGCGCCGCCGCCCGCTTCCGCGGCGACGCGCCCGAGCCGCGTCCCGGCCTGCGCGCCGGGCATATTCCGGGCGCGCGCAACGTGCCCTTCGGGACGCTTCTCGAAGCGGACGGCACCATGAAGGACGAGGCGGGCCTGCGCGCCGCGTTCGCGGAGGCCGGGGTCGACCTGACGCGCCCGATCATTACAAGCTGCGGCTCGGGCGTGACGGCCGCGATCGTGAACCTCGCGCTGGCGCGGCTCGGGCATCCCGACCACGCGCTCTACGACGGATCATGGGCCGAGTGGGGCATGTATCCCGATCTCGGTCTTGCGACGGGGGACGCCTGA
- a CDS encoding TSUP family transporter, whose amino-acid sequence MPDLLPALGPWLICAVAAAVGCALQRLAGQGFGMIAAPVMALAAPEFLPGTVLLAGLAVGAGSFVADRSAVVVRDLRPGFAGRMLGAVIAAWIAARVVGTPALPLVVGGVVWLGVILSVAGLRLGPGPRVLFGAGTVAGVMGTLTGIGAPPMAIVYADIEARRSAATQNVFFAFGMAVSIAALTVAGLIGLRHVAFAATLLPVVGATLWLVRPWAARVARGRIRPWALGLAATAATVLIARSLIGA is encoded by the coding sequence GTGCCTGACCTCCTGCCCGCGCTGGGGCCATGGCTGATCTGCGCGGTCGCGGCGGCCGTGGGCTGCGCGCTTCAGCGGCTCGCGGGGCAGGGCTTCGGCATGATCGCGGCACCGGTCATGGCGCTTGCCGCACCGGAGTTCCTGCCGGGCACGGTGCTTCTGGCCGGGCTCGCCGTGGGTGCGGGTAGCTTCGTCGCCGACCGCTCGGCGGTCGTGGTGCGCGATCTGCGGCCGGGCTTCGCGGGTCGGATGCTGGGCGCGGTCATCGCGGCCTGGATCGCGGCGCGCGTCGTCGGCACACCGGCGCTGCCCCTGGTCGTCGGCGGGGTCGTCTGGCTGGGTGTGATCCTGTCGGTCGCGGGACTGCGGCTGGGACCGGGGCCGCGCGTTCTCTTCGGGGCAGGGACCGTCGCGGGCGTGATGGGCACCCTGACCGGGATCGGCGCACCGCCGATGGCGATCGTCTATGCCGATATCGAGGCGCGGCGATCCGCGGCGACCCAGAACGTGTTCTTCGCCTTCGGGATGGCCGTGTCCATCGCGGCCCTGACAGTCGCGGGGCTGATCGGGCTGCGCCACGTGGCCTTCGCCGCAACGCTCCTGCCGGTCGTCGGCGCGACGCTGTGGCTGGTGCGGCCCTGGGCGGCGCGGGTGGCGCGGGGGCGCATCAGGCCTTGGGCGCTGGGGCTTGCCGCGACGGCGGCGACGGTGCTGATCGCGCGCAGCCTGATCGGCGCATGA
- a CDS encoding MOSC domain-containing protein: MTERARIDGIFTGTVQDRWPTKPPSAIAKARRDGPVSLGATGFLGDAQADLAVHGGRGKAVHVYPVAHYARWRRDLGDRAAFAPGGFGENVAVAGWTEADVCIGDVMAMGTARVAISQGRQPCWKLTAHVGEDSMAYRMRKTRRTGWYLRVLEGGAVAEGDDLVLLERPNDGWTVHRVATALFDLKADPGDVDALAGMADLDPSWRGVFAERRSEREAVR; encoded by the coding sequence ATGACCGAACGCGCCCGCATCGACGGCATTTTCACCGGCACGGTCCAGGACCGCTGGCCGACGAAGCCGCCCTCGGCCATTGCCAAGGCCCGCAGGGACGGGCCCGTCTCGCTGGGTGCCACGGGGTTCCTGGGCGACGCGCAGGCCGATCTCGCGGTGCATGGCGGACGCGGCAAGGCGGTACATGTCTACCCGGTCGCGCATTACGCCCGCTGGCGGCGCGACCTCGGCGATCGCGCGGCCTTCGCGCCCGGCGGCTTCGGCGAGAACGTCGCGGTCGCGGGCTGGACCGAAGCGGATGTCTGCATCGGGGACGTCATGGCGATGGGCACGGCCCGCGTCGCGATCAGCCAGGGCCGCCAGCCCTGCTGGAAGCTTACGGCCCATGTCGGCGAGGACAGCATGGCCTACCGGATGCGGAAGACGCGCCGAACGGGCTGGTACCTGCGCGTCCTCGAAGGCGGCGCGGTGGCCGAGGGCGACGATCTGGTGCTGCTGGAGCGTCCGAATGACGGCTGGACCGTGCACCGCGTCGCGACCGCGCTCTTCGACCTGAAGGCCGATCCGGGCGATGTCGATGCGTTGGCCGGGATGGCCGATCTGGACCCGAGTTGGCGCGGCGTCTTCGCCGAACGCCGCTCCGAGCGGGAGGCCGTGCGATGA
- the lgt gene encoding prolipoprotein diacylglyceryl transferase, translating to MFAAILSFPDVSPEIFTLELGGFAFALRWYALAYIAGIVGGWWMSRWVVSQPRLWANDTPPMTRQQVEDVMTWIVLGIVLGGRLGYVIFYQPVYYLQNPSEILAVWQGGMSFHGGAAGTAIAVTVYAWRHGIPMLSILDIASLVAPLGLGLGRLANFINAELWGRPWDGPWAVIFPGGAAQACANVGEFCARHPSQLYEAILEGAILLGALWWVALRGGFKRPGLLLGIFLAGYGAARTFVEHFRQADAQYITEANPLGHVVRLGEAGLTMGQLLSLPMLVVGLAVIAWALTRTRPARA from the coding sequence ATGTTCGCCGCAATCCTGTCCTTTCCCGACGTCTCGCCCGAGATATTCACGCTCGAACTGGGCGGGTTCGCCTTCGCGCTCCGGTGGTACGCGCTGGCCTATATCGCGGGGATCGTGGGCGGCTGGTGGATGTCGCGCTGGGTCGTCTCGCAGCCGCGCCTCTGGGCTAATGACACCCCGCCGATGACGCGCCAGCAGGTCGAGGACGTGATGACCTGGATCGTGCTCGGGATCGTGCTGGGCGGGCGTCTGGGCTACGTGATCTTCTACCAGCCCGTCTATTACCTCCAGAACCCGTCCGAGATCCTCGCCGTCTGGCAGGGCGGCATGTCGTTCCACGGCGGGGCGGCGGGCACGGCGATCGCGGTCACGGTCTACGCATGGCGGCACGGCATCCCGATGCTGTCGATCCTCGATATAGCCTCGCTGGTGGCGCCGCTGGGCCTCGGGCTCGGGCGGCTGGCGAACTTCATCAATGCCGAGCTCTGGGGGCGGCCCTGGGACGGGCCGTGGGCGGTGATCTTCCCCGGCGGCGCGGCACAGGCCTGCGCCAATGTGGGCGAGTTCTGCGCCCGCCACCCGAGCCAGCTTTACGAAGCAATCCTCGAAGGTGCGATCCTTCTGGGCGCGCTCTGGTGGGTGGCGTTGCGCGGCGGATTCAAGAGGCCGGGGCTGCTCCTCGGGATCTTCCTTGCGGGCTATGGTGCCGCGCGCACCTTCGTCGAGCACTTCCGGCAGGCCGATGCGCAATACATCACCGAAGCCAACCCGCTGGGCCATGTCGTCCGATTGGGCGAGGCTGGTCTGACCATGGGGCAGCTTCTGTCGCTGCCGATGCTGGTCGTCGGCCTCGCGGTGATCGCCTGGGCCCTGACGCGGACCCGCCCCGCCCGCGCATGA
- a CDS encoding low specificity L-threonine aldolase → MNLNFASDNTGPVHPDIWAAMGAANTGAAMPYGADPWMPGVRDRLRTLFDWPEAEVLLVPTGTAANALALAGLVQPWQSVLCHRLSHIELDECGAPEFYTGGAKLTLVDGDDGRIAPEALETALAAMEGSVHNVQKGALSLTNVTETGSVYTLDALAELTGISREHGLGTHLDGARFGNACAALDCTAADLVRGFDMVSFGGTKNGCMAVEAIVMRDPARLREMELRRKRAAQLWSKHRYLSAQMAAYLDGDLWLDNARTANAAGQRLVAGLRDIGVEVVGDPTANMVFARMDRAAHDRAQAEAQYYLMDAAERPLARLVCDFTKTEAEVDRLLELILG, encoded by the coding sequence ATGAACCTCAACTTCGCATCCGACAACACCGGCCCCGTCCATCCCGACATCTGGGCCGCGATGGGCGCGGCCAATACCGGGGCGGCCATGCCCTACGGCGCAGATCCGTGGATGCCCGGCGTGCGGGACCGTCTGCGCACGCTCTTCGACTGGCCCGAGGCGGAGGTGCTGCTGGTGCCGACGGGGACGGCGGCCAACGCGCTGGCGCTGGCCGGGCTGGTACAACCCTGGCAATCGGTGCTTTGCCACCGCCTCTCGCATATCGAGCTCGACGAATGCGGTGCGCCGGAATTCTACACCGGCGGCGCCAAGCTGACGCTGGTGGATGGCGATGACGGCCGCATCGCGCCGGAGGCGCTTGAGACGGCGCTCGCGGCGATGGAAGGCTCGGTCCACAATGTCCAGAAAGGCGCGCTGAGCCTGACGAACGTGACCGAGACCGGCAGCGTCTATACGCTCGACGCGCTGGCGGAGCTGACGGGGATCTCCCGCGAGCACGGTCTCGGCACCCATCTCGACGGCGCGCGGTTCGGCAATGCCTGCGCCGCGCTGGACTGCACCGCCGCCGACCTGGTCCGGGGCTTCGACATGGTCAGCTTCGGGGGCACCAAGAACGGCTGCATGGCGGTCGAGGCGATCGTGATGCGCGACCCGGCCCGGCTCCGCGAGATGGAGTTGCGGCGCAAGCGCGCGGCCCAGCTCTGGTCCAAGCATCGCTATCTTTCGGCGCAGATGGCGGCCTATCTCGACGGCGATCTCTGGCTGGACAACGCCCGCACCGCGAACGCCGCCGGGCAGCGTCTGGTGGCGGGTCTGCGGGATATCGGTGTCGAGGTCGTCGGCGACCCGACGGCGAACATGGTGTTCGCGCGGATGGACCGCGCGGCTCACGATCGCGCGCAGGCGGAGGCGCAATACTACCTGATGGATGCCGCCGAGCGCCCGCTCGCGCGGCTGGTCTGCGACTTCACCAAGACCGAGGCCGAGGTGGATCGACTCCTGGAACTGATCCTGGGCTGA
- a CDS encoding YcgN family cysteine cluster protein: MPDDPIDRTGLRDRFWTQPLGRLTPKEWEALCDGCGKCCLNKLEDEDTQEVALTRVACRLFDDGTCRCSNYADRLSFVPECVVLTPKTLPDVVYFFPETCAYRRLHEGRDLPHWHPLLTGDPMSPHLAGASLMDETVSEMQIPEEDWEDFVITEPTGGA, from the coding sequence ATGCCTGACGATCCCATCGACCGGACGGGATTGCGTGATCGGTTCTGGACGCAGCCCCTCGGTCGCCTGACGCCGAAGGAATGGGAGGCGCTGTGCGATGGCTGTGGCAAATGCTGCCTCAACAAGCTCGAGGACGAGGACACGCAGGAGGTCGCGCTGACGCGCGTCGCGTGCCGCCTGTTCGACGACGGGACCTGCCGCTGTTCGAACTATGCCGACCGGCTGTCCTTCGTGCCCGAATGCGTCGTCCTGACGCCGAAGACCCTGCCGGACGTGGTCTATTTCTTCCCCGAGACCTGCGCCTATCGCCGCCTGCACGAAGGGCGCGACCTGCCGCATTGGCATCCGCTGCTGACCGGCGACCCGATGTCGCCGCATCTCGCCGGGGCGTCCCTGATGGACGAGACTGTCTCCGAGATGCAGATCCCGGAGGAGGATTGGGAGGATTTCGTGATCACCGAACCGACCGGGGGGGCCTGA
- a CDS encoding amino acid aminotransferase: MLTELAPQAPDKIMALMAAFRDDPRADKIDLGVGVYKDATGHTPVMQAVKAAERRLVEAQDTKTYVGFSGDPAFCDALSRLVLGDARPNDRLAMAATPGGTGAIRQGLELVRMAAPDARLCLSVPTWPNHPAIAAYLGIETVPYRYFDPEAGSVDVAAMMEDLGRVAAGDVVMLHGCCHNPTGANLNLAQWREVAELLTERGAIPFVDIAYQGFGDGLDADAAGLREMAGRVPELLIAASCSKNFGIYRERTGLLMAIAPTVAALGVTQGALATLNRLNFSFPPDHGARVVQMILDDPALRADWAGELEAVRRSMLDLRTALAEALRARTGSDRFGFLAAHRGMFSLLPATPGQVEALRRDHGVYMVADGRINIAGLSARSVPVLADAIVAVGV; the protein is encoded by the coding sequence ATGCTGACCGAGCTCGCGCCCCAAGCACCCGACAAGATCATGGCCCTGATGGCCGCGTTCCGCGACGATCCGCGCGCCGACAAGATCGACCTTGGCGTCGGCGTCTACAAGGATGCGACCGGCCACACCCCCGTCATGCAGGCGGTCAAGGCCGCGGAACGCCGGCTGGTCGAGGCGCAGGACACCAAGACCTATGTCGGCTTCTCCGGCGATCCGGCCTTCTGCGACGCGCTGTCGCGACTGGTGTTGGGCGACGCCCGGCCGAACGACCGGTTGGCGATGGCGGCCACGCCCGGCGGCACCGGCGCGATCCGGCAGGGTCTGGAACTGGTGCGGATGGCCGCACCGGACGCGCGGCTCTGCCTCTCGGTGCCGACATGGCCGAACCACCCCGCCATCGCCGCGTACCTGGGCATCGAGACCGTGCCCTACCGTTATTTCGACCCCGAGGCCGGGTCCGTGGATGTCGCCGCCATGATGGAGGATCTGGGCCGGGTGGCGGCGGGCGACGTGGTGATGCTGCATGGCTGCTGCCACAACCCGACGGGGGCCAACCTCAACCTCGCCCAGTGGCGCGAGGTCGCGGAGCTTCTGACCGAACGTGGCGCCATCCCTTTCGTCGACATCGCCTACCAGGGGTTCGGCGACGGGCTGGATGCCGATGCCGCGGGCCTGCGCGAGATGGCAGGCCGGGTGCCGGAGTTGCTGATCGCGGCTTCCTGCTCTAAGAATTTCGGCATCTACCGCGAGCGGACGGGCCTCCTGATGGCGATCGCGCCCACGGTGGCCGCGCTCGGTGTCACGCAGGGCGCGCTGGCGACGCTCAACCGGTTGAATTTCAGCTTTCCGCCGGACCATGGCGCGCGTGTCGTGCAGATGATCCTCGACGACCCGGCGCTACGGGCCGACTGGGCGGGCGAGCTCGAGGCTGTGCGCCGCAGCATGCTCGACCTGCGGACGGCGCTGGCCGAGGCGCTCCGCGCGCGGACCGGATCGGACCGGTTCGGCTTTCTCGCGGCGCATCGCGGCATGTTCTCGCTCCTGCCCGCGACGCCCGGACAGGTCGAGGCGCTGCGCCGCGATCACGGCGTCTACATGGTGGCCGACGGGCGCATCAACATCGCGGGTCTCAGCGCCCGCTCGGTGCCAGTGCTGGCGGATGCGATCGTGGCCGTCGGTGTCTGA
- a CDS encoding VOC family protein translates to MSDAPVRVEALDHLVLTVADTDATARWYAATLGMDVETFHPADGSTRTALRFGRQKINLHQRGAEFEPKARVAQAGSADLCFLSHDSLAAWADHLRAEGVVIEAGPVARTGAEGPIRSLYIRDPDGNLIEIANRA, encoded by the coding sequence GTGTCTGACGCGCCGGTGCGGGTCGAGGCGCTGGACCACCTCGTGCTCACGGTCGCGGATACCGACGCGACGGCGCGGTGGTATGCCGCGACCCTCGGGATGGACGTCGAGACGTTCCACCCCGCCGACGGCTCGACCCGGACGGCGCTGCGGTTCGGGCGCCAGAAGATCAATCTCCATCAAAGGGGCGCCGAGTTCGAGCCGAAGGCCCGCGTGGCCCAAGCCGGCAGTGCCGATCTCTGTTTCCTCAGCCACGATTCCCTCGCGGCTTGGGCCGATCACCTGCGCGCGGAGGGCGTCGTCATCGAGGCCGGACCCGTGGCGCGCACCGGGGCCGAGGGACCCATCCGGTCGCTCTATATCCGCGATCCCGATGGCAACCTGATCGAGATCGCCAATCGTGCCTGA
- a CDS encoding 50S ribosomal protein L25/general stress protein Ctc, whose translation MAGEIPDLVAHARTGTGKGAARQSRRNGMVPGVVYGGGSDPLPIEIPFNDLLKKLRAGRFRATLWNLKVEGQEDVRVIARDVQRDVVKDLPTHLDLMRLKRTSKVNLYIPVVFEGVDGSPGDKQGGVLTVVRPEVELRVTAGDIPDHLTVDCSGMEIGDTVTISNVTMPEGAKPTIDRDFVLANMQAPSGLASQSDDEDEVTETEVINQTADTVEGEDSSED comes from the coding sequence ATGGCTGGTGAGATTCCGGATCTCGTGGCGCATGCCCGGACGGGGACAGGCAAGGGGGCCGCTCGTCAATCCCGTCGCAACGGCATGGTGCCGGGCGTCGTCTATGGCGGCGGCTCGGACCCGCTTCCGATCGAAATTCCCTTCAACGACCTCCTGAAGAAGCTCCGCGCGGGCCGCTTCCGGGCGACGCTCTGGAACCTCAAGGTCGAGGGCCAGGAGGATGTCCGCGTGATCGCCCGCGACGTTCAGCGTGACGTGGTCAAGGACCTTCCGACCCATCTCGACCTGATGCGTCTCAAGCGCACGTCGAAGGTCAACCTCTACATCCCCGTGGTGTTCGAGGGCGTCGATGGCTCGCCCGGCGACAAGCAGGGCGGCGTCCTGACGGTCGTTCGTCCCGAAGTCGAGCTGCGCGTCACCGCCGGTGACATCCCCGATCACCTGACTGTCGATTGTTCGGGCATGGAGATCGGCGACACGGTCACGATCTCGAACGTCACGATGCCCGAGGGCGCCAAGCCCACGATCGATCGCGACTTCGTTCTGGCCAACATGCAGGCCCCGTCGGGTCTCGCGTCGCAGTCGGATGACGAGGACGAGGTCACCGAGACCGAGGTCATCAACCAGACCGCCGATACGGTCGAGGGTGAGGATTCGTCCGAGGACTGA
- the pgeF gene encoding peptidoglycan editing factor PgeF produces MTLEFLRSDLLGDVAHGFFTRRGGASSGIFAGLNCGTGSSDQAEAVATNRARVAEAMDGPLHGVHQVHSADVVTIDGPLSEPSTRADALVTASAGQVLTILTADCQPVLFHEPEAGVIGAAHAGWKGALGGVLEATVDAMCDLGATRGRIRAAIGPTISQRAYEVGPEFLDRFEDEDPDALAHFANGANGKYQFDLPGYGLRRLRAAGVQAEWTGHCTYSDAGRFYSYRRTTHTGEADYGRLISAITL; encoded by the coding sequence ATGACGCTCGAATTCCTGCGATCCGATCTTCTTGGCGACGTGGCCCATGGATTCTTCACGCGCCGGGGTGGCGCGTCGTCGGGCATCTTCGCGGGGCTGAACTGCGGCACGGGCTCGTCGGACCAGGCCGAGGCGGTGGCGACGAACCGCGCCCGCGTGGCCGAGGCGATGGATGGCCCGCTGCACGGCGTGCATCAGGTCCATTCGGCGGATGTCGTGACCATCGACGGGCCGCTCTCCGAGCCGTCGACGCGGGCCGACGCCCTCGTGACCGCCAGCGCGGGCCAGGTCCTGACCATCCTGACGGCGGATTGCCAGCCGGTCCTCTTCCACGAGCCCGAGGCGGGCGTGATCGGTGCTGCCCACGCTGGCTGGAAGGGCGCGCTCGGCGGGGTGCTCGAAGCGACGGTCGACGCGATGTGCGACCTCGGCGCGACGCGGGGCCGGATCCGCGCGGCCATCGGCCCGACGATCTCGCAGCGCGCCTACGAGGTCGGGCCCGAATTCCTCGACCGGTTCGAGGACGAGGATCCCGACGCGCTCGCGCATTTCGCCAACGGTGCGAATGGCAAGTACCAGTTCGACCTGCCGGGCTACGGGCTCAGGCGGCTCCGCGCGGCGGGCGTTCAGGCGGAATGGACCGGACATTGCACCTATTCCGACGCCGGGCGGTTCTATTCCTACCGGCGCACGACCCATACGGGCGAAGCCGATTACGGCCGCCTGATCTCCGCCATCACGCTCTGA
- a CDS encoding accessory factor UbiK family protein, with translation MQTRNRFMDDIGQLMTNAMGVAQGARAEAETAMKSMLDRWMADRDFVTREEFDAVRAMAQKAREENEALKARLDAMETKKPAARKS, from the coding sequence ATGCAGACCCGCAACCGCTTCATGGACGATATCGGCCAATTGATGACCAACGCGATGGGCGTGGCCCAGGGCGCGCGCGCCGAGGCCGAGACGGCGATGAAATCGATGCTCGATCGCTGGATGGCCGATCGCGATTTCGTCACGCGCGAGGAATTCGACGCCGTCCGCGCGATGGCCCAGAAGGCCCGCGAGGAGAACGAGGCGCTGAAGGCCCGGCTCGACGCGATGGAGACTAAGAAACCCGCAGCGAGGAAAAGCTGA